A genomic window from Helicobacter pylori includes:
- the cysS gene encoding cysteine--tRNA ligase, with amino-acid sequence MLIYDTKLKQKVLFEPLVEKKANIYVCGPTVYDDAHLGHARSAIAFDLLRRTLELSGYEVVLVRNFTDIDDKIINKAFKENKSIQELSSVYIESYTKDLNALNVKKPSLEPKASEYLDAMVRMIETLLEKNIAYQVSNGDIYLDTSKDKDYGSLSVHNSSIEFGRIGLVQEKRLEQDFALWKSYKGDNDVGFDSPLGKGRPGWHIECSSMVFETLALADTPYQIDIHAGGVDLLFPHHENEACQTRCAFGVEIAKYWMHNGFVNINNEKMSKSLGNSFFIKDALKNYDGEILRNYLLGVHYRSVLNFNEEDLLVSKKRLDKIYRLKQRVLGSLGNIDLNFKKEILECMQDDLNISKALSVLESMLSSMNEKLDQNPKNKALKGEILANLKFVEELLGIGFKNPTEYFQLGVNESEKQEIEKKIEERRYAKEQKDFMKADSIREELLKCKIALMDTPQGTTWEKLF; translated from the coding sequence ATGTTGATTTATGATACCAAATTAAAACAAAAAGTCCTTTTTGAGCCTTTAGTTGAAAAAAAGGCGAATATTTATGTGTGCGGGCCTACGGTGTATGATGACGCTCATTTAGGGCATGCCAGGAGCGCGATCGCTTTTGATTTGTTGAGGCGCACGCTTGAATTGAGCGGCTATGAAGTGGTGTTGGTTAGGAATTTCACCGATATTGATGACAAGATCATCAATAAGGCCTTCAAAGAAAATAAAAGCATTCAAGAATTAAGCAGTGTTTACATTGAATCTTACACGAAAGATTTAAACGCTTTGAATGTGAAAAAACCCAGCCTAGAGCCTAAAGCGAGCGAGTATTTAGACGCTATGGTGCGCATGATTGAAACGCTTTTAGAAAAAAATATCGCTTATCAAGTCTCTAATGGGGATATTTATTTAGACACGAGCAAGGATAAAGATTACGGCTCTTTGAGCGTGCATAATAGCAGTATTGAATTTGGCCGCATTGGTTTAGTGCAAGAAAAACGGCTCGAACAGGATTTTGCGCTATGGAAAAGCTATAAGGGGGATAATGATGTGGGCTTTGATAGCCCTTTAGGCAAGGGGCGCCCTGGCTGGCATATAGAATGCTCTAGCATGGTTTTTGAAACTTTAGCGCTCGCTGACACCCCCTATCAAATTGACATTCATGCAGGCGGAGTGGATTTATTATTCCCCCACCATGAAAATGAAGCGTGCCAAACCCGTTGCGCCTTTGGCGTGGAGATCGCTAAATACTGGATGCACAATGGCTTTGTAAATATCAATAATGAAAAAATGTCTAAAAGTTTAGGCAACAGCTTTTTTATTAAAGACGCGCTCAAAAACTATGATGGCGAAATTTTGCGCAATTATTTATTAGGGGTGCATTATCGCTCTGTTTTGAATTTTAACGAAGAAGATTTGTTGGTGAGTAAAAAACGCTTGGATAAAATCTATCGCTTGAAACAGCGCGTTTTGGGATCTCTTGGAAACATTGATTTAAACTTTAAAAAAGAAATTTTAGAGTGCATGCAAGATGATTTAAACATTTCTAAAGCGTTGAGCGTTTTAGAAAGCATGCTTTCTTCTATGAATGAAAAACTGGATCAAAACCCTAAAAACAAGGCTTTGAAAGGCGAAATTTTAGCGAACTTGAAATTCGTAGAAGAATTGCTTGGCATCGGGTTTAAAAACCCTACTGAATATTTCCAATTAGGCGTGAATGAAAGCGAAAAACAAGAAATTGAAAAAAAGATAGAAGAAAGGAGATACGCCAAAGAGCAAAAGGATTTCATGAAAGCCGATAGCATCAGAGAAGAGCTTTTAAAGTGCAAAATCGCTTTGATGGACACCCCACAAGGCACTACATGGGAGAAGCTTTTTTAA
- the murJ gene encoding murein biosynthesis integral membrane protein MurJ, protein MLKKIFLTNSLGILCSRIFGFLRDLMMANILGAGVFSDIFFVAFKLPNLFRRIFAEGSFSQSFLPSFIRSSIKGSFASLVGLIFCGVLFIWCLLVALNPLWLTKLLAYGFDEETLKLCVPIVAINFWYLLLVFIATFLGALLQYKHSFFASAYSASLLNLCMILALFISKEKPHLEALYYLSYGVLLGGVAQILLHFYPLVRLGLFNLLSKGLLSFKTKNALKKEYRFNQVKKDLKGFFKQFFPSVLGNSSAQIASFLDTTIASFLASGSVSYLYYANRVFQLPLALFAIAISTALFPSIAIALKNNHQDLILQRLQKAWFFLVGVLLFCSIGGIMLSKEITELLFERGQFSPKDTLITSQVFSLYLLGLLPFGLTKLFSLWLYAKLEQKKAAKISLISLFLGLVASLSLMPFLGVLGLALANSLSGLFLFVLTIKAFGFQAFLGIIKPLKLWLVILFLACAEILLLLAFKSLITHLYLFYYFQGF, encoded by the coding sequence ATGCTAAAAAAAATATTTTTAACGAATAGTTTAGGGATTTTATGCTCTAGGATTTTTGGCTTTTTACGGGATTTGATGATGGCTAATATTCTAGGGGCCGGGGTGTTTAGCGATATTTTCTTTGTGGCTTTCAAATTGCCCAATCTGTTCAGGCGTATTTTTGCGGAAGGCTCGTTTTCGCAAAGCTTTTTACCGAGCTTTATACGAAGCTCTATTAAAGGGAGTTTTGCAAGTTTAGTGGGGCTTATTTTTTGTGGCGTTTTATTCATATGGTGCTTATTGGTGGCACTCAATCCCTTATGGCTAACCAAACTCCTAGCTTACGGCTTTGATGAAGAGACGCTCAAATTATGCGTCCCGATTGTAGCGATCAATTTTTGGTATCTTTTATTGGTGTTTATCGCCACTTTTTTAGGCGCGCTTTTGCAATACAAACACAGCTTTTTTGCCAGCGCTTATAGCGCAAGCTTACTCAATTTGTGCATGATTTTAGCCCTTTTTATTTCTAAAGAAAAACCGCACTTAGAAGCGTTGTATTATTTGAGTTATGGCGTGCTTTTAGGGGGCGTGGCTCAAATTTTATTGCATTTTTATCCTTTAGTGAGATTAGGTTTATTCAATTTGTTATCAAAAGGGTTGTTAAGCTTTAAGACTAAAAACGCGCTCAAAAAAGAATACCGCTTCAATCAAGTTAAAAAGGATTTGAAAGGGTTTTTCAAACAATTTTTCCCCAGCGTTTTAGGCAATTCCAGCGCGCAAATCGCTTCTTTTTTAGACACCACGATCGCTTCTTTTTTAGCGAGCGGGAGCGTGTCTTATTTGTATTACGCTAATAGAGTCTTCCAGCTCCCTTTAGCCTTATTTGCTATCGCTATCTCCACAGCCCTTTTCCCTAGCATTGCAATCGCGCTTAAAAACAACCATCAGGATTTAATCTTGCAACGCTTGCAAAAGGCGTGGTTTTTTTTGGTGGGGGTTTTGCTTTTTTGCAGCATTGGGGGGATCATGTTAAGCAAAGAAATCACAGAGCTTTTATTTGAAAGAGGGCAATTTAGCCCTAAAGACACTCTAATCACTTCGCAAGTCTTTTCGCTCTATCTTTTAGGCTTGCTCCCTTTTGGGCTAACCAAACTTTTTTCTTTATGGCTCTATGCGAAATTAGAACAAAAAAAAGCGGCTAAAATCTCTTTAATTTCGCTTTTTTTAGGTTTAGTGGCTTCTTTAAGTTTGATGCCCTTTTTAGGGGTTTTGGGTTTAGCGTTAGCGAATAGTTTGAGCGGGTTATTTTTATTTGTTTTAACGATTAAAGCGTTTGGCTTTCAAGCATTCTTGGGTATAATTAAGCCTTTAAAATTATGGCTTGTGATTCTTTTTCTCGCTTGCGCAGAAATCTTATTGCTCTTAGCGTTCAAGTCGTTAATAACACATTTATATTTATTTTATTATTTTCAAGGTTTTTAA
- a CDS encoding glycosyltransferase family 8 protein — translation MHLLPPPPQLSSITIPIVVAFDNNYCIPASVSLYSMLSCAKREKDGVKLFYQIHCLVDNLSAENAEKLKQTVTPFSAFSSIEFCDISNNNAYPFKLVSELFLRLNSFAKKRFSKMILCRLLLASIFPQYEKIIMFDVDTLFVGDISESFFIPMDKEYFGATKEDLSLVGIHSANDLFSSRLNWSRGMGVKLNHKSPTFQEVEILYQNPFNAGFMLVNLALWREHNLEEKLIDFFKTRDEGLLLPEQDLFVLVCQGHILEMPCKYNVHPRMVGTKMIPKKSDACMLHFYADEKPWKHFSYPYSKEWHQVAFKTSFSSLAFENLVGTIETFTKLNNHNKKDFFEFLNTKLNKKLLIQYILFKIFKKLESFCLR, via the coding sequence GTGCATCTGTTACCCCCCCCCCCCCAACTCTCAAGCATCACTATCCCTATAGTAGTAGCTTTTGACAATAATTATTGCATCCCTGCTAGTGTGAGTTTATACTCCATGCTTTCTTGCGCGAAGCGAGAAAAAGATGGGGTGAAACTTTTTTATCAAATCCATTGCTTGGTAGATAATCTAAGCGCTGAAAATGCAGAAAAATTAAAGCAAACTGTAACCCCTTTTAGCGCGTTTTCTAGTATTGAATTTTGTGATATTTCAAATAATAACGCTTACCCCTTTAAATTGGTTTCTGAACTTTTCTTAAGGCTCAATTCTTTCGCTAAAAAGCGTTTTTCTAAAATGATTTTATGCAGGTTGTTGTTGGCGAGTATTTTTCCCCAATATGAAAAGATTATCATGTTTGATGTGGATACTTTGTTTGTGGGCGATATTAGTGAGAGTTTTTTTATCCCTATGGATAAAGAGTATTTTGGGGCAACTAAAGAAGATTTGTCATTAGTTGGTATTCATAGCGCTAATGATTTGTTTTCATCTCGTCTTAATTGGTCTAGAGGAATGGGTGTTAAACTCAATCATAAAAGCCCAACCTTTCAAGAAGTGGAAATTCTATATCAAAACCCTTTTAATGCAGGTTTTATGCTGGTTAATTTGGCATTGTGGAGAGAGCATAATCTAGAAGAAAAGTTGATTGATTTTTTTAAAACAAGAGATGAAGGGCTTTTGTTGCCAGAGCAAGACTTGTTTGTGCTTGTTTGTCAAGGGCATATTTTAGAAATGCCTTGCAAGTATAATGTCCATCCACGCATGGTTGGGACAAAAATGATACCTAAAAAATCTGACGCTTGCATGTTGCATTTTTATGCTGATGAAAAGCCCTGGAAACATTTTAGCTACCCGTATTCTAAAGAATGGCACCAAGTAGCTTTTAAAACCTCTTTTAGCTCTTTAGCTTTTGAGAATTTAGTGGGTACAATTGAAACTTTTACTAAACTCAATAACCACAACAAAAAAGATTTTTTTGAATTTTTAAACACCAAGTTAAATAAAAAACTTCTCATACAATACATATTGTTTAAGATTTTTAAAAAGCTAGAGTCTTTTTGTTTGCGTTAG
- a CDS encoding vacuolating cyotoxin family protein has protein sequence MESQQTYRKINRPIISLALAGALMSTELGANTPNDPIHSENRAFFTTVIIPAIIGGIATGTAVGTVSGLLSWGLKQAEQANKAPDTPDKIWHIQAGRGFNNFPHKQYDLYKSLLSSKIEGGWDWGNAARHYWVKGGQWNKLEVDMKDAVGTYNLSGLINYTGGDLDVNMQKATLRLGQFNGNSFTSFKDSADRTTRVNFDAKNILIDNFLEINNRVGSGAGRKASSTVLTLKSSEKITSRENAEISLYDGATLNLVSSSNQSVDLWGKVWMGRLQYVGAYLAPSYSTIDTSKVTGEANFRHLVVGDHNGAQAGIIANKKTNIGTLDLWQSAGLNIVTPPEEGYKGKNKDTSQGGTKNDTQKTETEPTQVIDGPFAGGKDTVVNIFHLNTNADGTIKAGGYKASLTTNAAHLNIGEGGVNLSNSTSGRSLLVENLTGNITVEGTLRVNNQVGGSALAGSSANFEFKAGEDTNNGTATFNNNIHLGKAVNLRVDAHTAKFNGNVYLGKSTNLKVNANTAHFKDIDASKSDNGLNTSTLDLSGVTDKVNINKLTTAATNVNIKNFDIKELVVTTRVQSFGQYSIFGEDIGDKSRINVVSLQTGYSPAYSGGVTFKSGKKLVIDELYHAPWNYFDARNVTDVEITKRVLFGAPGNIPGKTGLMFNNLALTNNASMDYGKDLDLTIQGNFTNNRSLMNLFVQDRRVATLNVGKTAAMKFNNNVDSATGFYQPLIKINDAQNLTKNKEHVLVKAQNISYDNVSTNANGTNPQEQFKERLALYNNNNRMDICVVRKNNLNDIKACGMAIGNQSMVNNPESYKYLEGKAWKNTGISKTANNTTIAVNLGNNSTPTSSESNTTNLPTNTTSNARFAYALVKNAPFAHRATPNLVAINQHDFGTIESVFELADRSKDIDTLYAHSGAQGRNLLQTLLVDSHNAGYARQMIDHTSANEITQQLNAATDTLNNIASLEHKTSGLQTLSLSNAMILNSRLVNLSRKHTNNIDSFAQRLQALKDQRFASLESAAEVVYKFAPKYEKPTNVWANAIGGTSLNSGGNASLYGTSVGVDAYLNGEVEAIVGGFGSYGYSSLSNRANSLNSGANNTNFGVYSRLFANHHEFDFEAQGAVGSDQSSLNFKSALLSDLNQSYSYLAYSATTKASYGYDFAFFRNALVLKPSVGVSYNHLGSTNFKSNSNQVALKNGASSQHLFNANANIEARYYYGDTSYFYLNAGVLQEFANFGSHNAVSLNTFKVNAARNPLNTHARVMMGGELQLAKEVYLNLGFIYGHNLISNAGHFASNLGMRYSF, from the coding sequence ATGGAATCGCAACAAACATACCGCAAAATCAATCGCCCTATTATTTCTCTCGCTTTAGCGGGGGCATTAATGAGCACCGAACTAGGGGCTAATACGCCAAATGATCCCATACATAGCGAGAATCGTGCCTTTTTCACCACCGTGATCATTCCAGCCATTATTGGTGGTATCGCTACTGGTACCGCTGTAGGAACGGTTTCAGGGCTTCTTAGCTGGGGACTCAAACAAGCCGAACAAGCCAACAAAGCCCCAGATACACCCGATAAAATTTGGCACATTCAAGCAGGAAGAGGTTTTAATAATTTCCCTCATAAGCAATACGACTTATACAAATCCCTTTTATCCAGTAAGATTGAAGGAGGTTGGGACTGGGGGAATGCTGCTAGGCATTATTGGGTCAAAGGCGGGCAATGGAATAAGCTTGAAGTGGATATGAAAGACGCTGTAGGGACTTATAACCTTTCAGGGCTTATAAACTATACCGGTGGGGATTTAGACGTGAATATGCAAAAAGCCACTTTGCGCTTAGGCCAATTCAATGGCAATTCTTTCACAAGCTTCAAGGACAGCGCTGATCGCACTACGAGGGTGAATTTTGACGCTAAAAATATCTTAATTGATAATTTTTTAGAAATCAACAATCGTGTGGGTTCTGGGGCCGGGAGGAAAGCCAGCTCTACGGTTTTAACCTTGAAAAGTTCAGAAAAAATCACTAGCCGTGAAAACGCTGAAATCTCTCTTTATGATGGCGCGACGCTTAATTTGGTTTCAAGCTCAAACCAGAGCGTTGATCTATGGGGTAAGGTGTGGATGGGCCGTTTGCAATATGTGGGAGCGTATTTGGCCCCTTCATACAGCACGATAGACACTTCAAAAGTAACAGGGGAAGCGAATTTCCGTCATCTCGTTGTGGGGGATCACAACGGCGCTCAAGCAGGCATTATCGCTAATAAAAAGACTAATATTGGCACGCTGGATTTGTGGCAAAGCGCAGGGTTAAACATTGTTACCCCTCCAGAAGAAGGCTATAAGGGTAAAAATAAGGACACTTCTCAAGGCGGTACTAAAAACGATACGCAAAAAACAGAAACTGAACCCACGCAAGTTATTGACGGGCCTTTTGCAGGTGGTAAAGACACGGTTGTGAATATTTTCCACTTAAACACTAACGCTGATGGCACGATTAAAGCAGGAGGGTATAAAGCTTCTCTTACCACCAATGCGGCTCATTTGAATATCGGCGAAGGCGGTGTCAATTTATCCAATTCAACGAGTGGGCGCTCTCTTTTAGTGGAAAATCTAACCGGGAATATCACCGTTGAGGGGACTTTAAGAGTGAATAACCAAGTGGGTGGTTCTGCTTTGGCAGGCTCAAGCGCGAATTTTGAATTTAAGGCTGGCGAGGATACCAACAACGGCACCGCTACTTTTAATAACAATATCCATCTAGGAAAAGCGGTGAATTTAAGAGTGGATGCCCATACCGCTAAGTTTAATGGCAATGTTTATCTAGGAAAATCTACAAACTTAAAAGTGAATGCCAACACCGCTCATTTTAAGGATATTGATGCCAGCAAAAGCGATAACGGGCTAAACACTAGCACTTTGGATCTTAGCGGCGTTACCGATAAGGTCAATATCAACAAACTCACCACAGCTGCCACTAATGTGAACATTAAAAACTTTGATATTAAGGAATTGGTGGTTACAACCCGTGTTCAGAGTTTTGGTCAATACAGTATTTTTGGCGAAGATATAGGCGATAAATCGCGCATCAATGTCGTGAGCTTGCAAACGGGATATAGCCCGGCCTATTCTGGGGGTGTTACTTTTAAAAGCGGTAAAAAACTCGTCATAGATGAGCTTTACCATGCCCCTTGGAATTATTTTGACGCTAGGAATGTTACCGATGTTGAAATCACTAAGAGGGTTCTTTTTGGAGCTCCAGGAAACATTCCGGGCAAAACGGGGCTTATGTTTAATAACCTAGCCCTAACCAATAACGCTAGCATGGATTATGGTAAAGATTTGGATTTAACCATTCAAGGGAATTTCACTAACAATCGGTCGCTCATGAATCTTTTTGTCCAAGATAGGCGTGTAGCGACTTTGAATGTAGGCAAGACAGCGGCCATGAAGTTTAATAACAATGTGGATAGTGCGACCGGATTTTACCAACCGCTCATTAAGATTAATGACGCTCAAAATCTCACTAAAAATAAAGAGCATGTTTTAGTGAAAGCGCAAAACATCAGCTATGATAATGTTTCCACAAACGCTAATGGCACTAATCCACAAGAACAATTCAAAGAGCGCCTAGCCCTTTATAACAACAACAACCGCATGGATATTTGTGTGGTGCGAAAAAACAATCTCAATGACATTAAAGCATGCGGAATGGCCATCGGCAACCAAAGCATGGTGAACAACCCTGAAAGTTACAAGTATCTTGAAGGTAAGGCATGGAAAAATACAGGCATTAGTAAAACCGCTAACAACACCACAATCGCTGTTAATTTGGGCAATAATTCTACACCTACTAGTTCTGAGAGCAATACCACAAATTTACCCACCAACACCACTAGCAATGCGCGTTTCGCTTACGCTCTCGTAAAGAACGCTCCTTTCGCTCACAGAGCCACTCCTAATTTAGTCGCTATCAATCAGCATGATTTTGGCACCATTGAAAGCGTGTTTGAATTGGCTGATCGCTCTAAAGATATTGACACGCTTTATGCCCATTCAGGCGCACAAGGCAGAAATCTTTTGCAAACCTTATTGGTTGATAGCCATAATGCGGGTTATGCCAGACAAATGATTGATCACACAAGCGCTAATGAAATCACCCAGCAATTGAATGCGGCCACTGACACTTTAAACAACATAGCCAGTTTAGAGCATAAAACAAGCGGCTTACAAACTTTGAGCTTGAGCAATGCGATGATTTTAAATTCTCGTTTAGTCAATCTCTCTAGGAAACACACCAACAATATTGACTCGTTTGCCCAACGCTTGCAAGCTTTAAAAGATCAAAGATTCGCTTCTTTAGAAAGTGCAGCAGAAGTGGTGTATAAGTTCGCTCCTAAATATGAAAAACCCACCAATGTTTGGGCTAATGCGATTGGGGGAACGAGCTTGAATAGTGGCGGCAACGCTTCATTGTATGGCACAAGCGTAGGCGTAGATGCTTACCTTAATGGGGAAGTGGAAGCCATTGTGGGCGGGTTTGGAAGCTATGGTTATAGCTCTTTGAGTAATCGCGCGAACTCTCTTAACTCTGGGGCTAATAACACTAATTTTGGCGTGTATAGCCGTCTTTTTGCTAACCATCATGAATTTGACTTTGAAGCTCAAGGGGCTGTAGGGAGCGATCAATCAAGCTTGAATTTCAAAAGCGCTCTGTTATCAGATTTGAATCAAAGCTATAGTTACTTAGCTTATAGCGCCACAACAAAAGCGAGCTATGGTTATGACTTTGCGTTTTTTAGGAACGCTTTAGTGTTAAAACCAAGCGTGGGCGTGAGCTACAATCATTTAGGCTCAACCAACTTTAAAAGCAACAGCAACCAAGTGGCTTTAAAAAATGGCGCGAGCAGTCAGCATTTATTCAACGCTAACGCTAACATAGAAGCCCGCTATTACTATGGGGACACTTCATACTTCTATTTGAATGCTGGAGTTTTGCAAGAGTTTGCGAATTTTGGATCTCACAATGCGGTGTCTTTGAACACCTTTAAAGTCAATGCCGCTCGCAACCCTTTAAACACGCATGCCAGAGTGATGATGGGTGGGGAATTGCAATTAGCTAAAGAAGTGTATTTGAATCTGGGCTTTATTTACGGGCATAACTTGATTTCCAATGCGGGCCATTTCGCTTCCAATTTAGGAATGAGGTATAGCTTCTAA
- a CDS encoding NYN domain-containing protein yields the protein MVANTIILVDWENFRRDIKQTKCVNYNIALDVIVTIRAFLLDDERIIRIYFYTTPPFDFRHALWDKRNDTLQNEKSPGTEMKIFTSSDIEEILQSSEATKWEKIYSDVENFQHDLASLDQVELRLGRTKLNAIRVEFDGSYRALLEQKQVDMLMGLDIQRIAFKKIADRILIFSKDTDLIPALKLARDEGLRVDIADLSNRLSLLSHDLKYNSDKVRKLSSSEVKDKLFSIRENLTKTNWA from the coding sequence ATGGTAGCAAACACGATCATATTAGTGGATTGGGAGAATTTTAGGCGCGATATTAAGCAAACAAAATGCGTTAATTACAATATCGCTTTAGATGTTATCGTTACCATTAGGGCTTTTTTGCTAGATGATGAAAGGATTATTCGTATTTATTTTTACACCACCCCACCCTTTGATTTTAGGCATGCGTTGTGGGATAAAAGGAATGACACGCTCCAAAATGAAAAAAGTCCTGGGACAGAGATGAAAATCTTCACCAGCAGCGATATTGAAGAGATCTTACAAAGCAGTGAAGCGACTAAATGGGAGAAAATCTATAGCGATGTAGAAAATTTCCAACACGATCTCGCTTCATTGGATCAAGTGGAATTGAGGTTAGGCAGAACGAAGTTAAACGCAATAAGAGTGGAGTTTGATGGGAGCTATAGGGCGTTATTAGAACAAAAGCAGGTGGATATGCTCATGGGACTTGACATTCAAAGGATCGCCTTTAAAAAAATAGCCGATAGGATTTTGATATTTTCAAAAGATACGGATCTAATCCCAGCGCTAAAATTAGCCAGAGATGAGGGGTTAAGGGTGGATATTGCTGATTTGTCTAACAGGCTGTCTCTTCTTAGCCACGATTTGAAATACAATTCGGATAAAGTGAGGAAATTGAGTAGCAGCGAAGTTAAAGACAAGCTTTTTTCCATCAGAGAAAACCTCACTAAAACCAATTGGGCCTAA
- a CDS encoding ABC transporter ATP-binding protein produces MVLEVKNLSFKYSQKLILDHLSFSVPKNSITSILAPNGSGKTTLLKCLLGLLKPLEETEIKACNKDILPLKPYEKAKLIAYIPQVEYYAFNFSVLDFVLMGKATHLNLFATPKAKHIKEATNILERLNLESLKDQGINDLSGGQRQMVLLARSLLQRTPLLLLDEPTSALDLKNQALFFDAIKEEMKKRELSVLVNIHDPNLVARHSTHVVMLKDKKLFLQASTQIAMTSHNLSTLYDTPLEAIWHDNKLVVYAL; encoded by the coding sequence ATGGTTTTAGAAGTTAAAAATTTGTCTTTTAAATATTCTCAAAAACTCATTTTAGATCACTTGAGTTTTAGCGTGCCAAAAAACAGCATTACCAGCATTTTAGCGCCTAATGGATCCGGTAAAACCACGCTTTTAAAATGCCTTTTAGGGCTTTTAAAGCCTTTAGAAGAAACTGAAATTAAGGCGTGTAACAAGGATATTTTACCCCTAAAGCCTTATGAAAAAGCCAAGCTAATCGCTTATATCCCCCAAGTGGAGTATTATGCGTTTAATTTCAGCGTGTTGGATTTTGTCTTAATGGGGAAAGCGACGCATTTGAATCTATTCGCCACCCCTAAAGCCAAGCACATTAAAGAAGCCACGAATATTTTAGAGCGCTTGAATTTAGAGTCTTTGAAAGATCAAGGCATTAACGATTTGTCCGGCGGTCAAAGGCAAATGGTGCTTTTAGCCAGGAGCTTGTTGCAAAGAACGCCCTTATTGTTACTAGATGAGCCTACGAGCGCTTTAGATTTAAAAAATCAAGCCCTTTTTTTTGATGCGATTAAAGAGGAGATGAAAAAACGAGAATTAAGCGTTTTGGTCAATATCCATGACCCTAATTTGGTTGCCAGGCACTCCACGCATGTGGTCATGCTCAAAGATAAAAAACTTTTTTTGCAAGCTTCCACGCAAATCGCTATGACTTCGCACAACTTAAGCACGCTCTATGACACGCCCCTAGAAGCGATTTGGCATGACAATAAGCTTGTGGTGTATGCGTTGTAA
- the ruvC gene encoding crossover junction endodeoxyribonuclease RuvC, which translates to MRILGIDPGSRKCGYAIISHASNKLSLITAGFINITTTRLQEQILDLIEALDCLLERYEVHEVAIEDIFFGYNPKSVIKLAQFRGALSLKILERIGNFSEYTPLQVKKALTGNGKAAKEQVAFMVKRLLHITSEIKPLDISDAIAVAITHAQRLKLQ; encoded by the coding sequence ATGCGTATTTTAGGAATAGACCCAGGCAGTAGGAAATGCGGGTATGCTATCATTTCTCATGCTTCTAACAAGCTTTCTTTAATCACAGCCGGGTTCATTAATATCACCACAACGCGCTTGCAAGAACAAATCTTGGATTTGATAGAAGCACTAGATTGTTTATTGGAACGCTATGAAGTGCATGAAGTGGCGATTGAAGACATTTTCTTTGGGTATAACCCTAAAAGCGTGATCAAACTCGCGCAATTCAGGGGGGCGTTGTCCTTAAAGATTTTAGAAAGGATTGGTAATTTTAGCGAATACACGCCCTTGCAAGTTAAAAAAGCTCTCACCGGTAACGGCAAAGCTGCTAAAGAGCAAGTAGCCTTTATGGTCAAGCGCCTACTTCATATCACAAGCGAGATCAAGCCTTTGGATATTAGCGATGCCATAGCCGTTGCCATCACGCATGCACAACGCTTGAAACTCCAATAA
- the ruvA gene encoding Holliday junction branch migration protein RuvA, which yields MIVGLIGVVEKISALEVHIEVQGVVYGVQVSMRTSALLQAGQKAHLKILQVIKEDANLLYGFLEESEKILFERLLKINGVGGRIALAILSSFSPNEFENIIATKEVKRLQQVPGIGKKLADKIMVDLIGFFIQDETKPVHNEVFLALESLGFKSAEINPILKKLKPSLSIEAAIKEALQQLRS from the coding sequence ATGATCGTGGGTTTAATAGGGGTCGTGGAAAAAATTTCCGCTTTAGAAGTGCATATAGAAGTGCAAGGCGTTGTTTATGGGGTGCAGGTTTCTATGCGAACTTCTGCTTTGCTTCAAGCGGGCCAAAAAGCGCATTTGAAAATCTTGCAAGTGATTAAAGAAGATGCAAACCTTTTATACGGGTTTTTAGAAGAGAGCGAAAAAATCCTTTTTGAAAGGCTTTTGAAAATCAATGGGGTAGGGGGGCGTATCGCTTTAGCCATTCTTTCAAGCTTTTCACCGAATGAATTTGAAAACATTATCGCTACTAAAGAAGTCAAAAGACTCCAGCAAGTCCCAGGCATTGGCAAAAAGCTCGCTGATAAGATCATGGTGGATTTGATTGGCTTTTTCATTCAAGATGAAACTAAGCCTGTGCATAATGAAGTCTTTTTAGCTTTGGAGAGTTTGGGCTTTAAAAGCGCAGAAATCAATCCCATTTTAAAAAAACTCAAACCCAGTCTTAGCATAGAAGCAGCGATTAAAGAAGCCTTGCAACAACTGCGCTCTTAA